The segment ACTTCTCCCGCCAGGAAAATCAGGAGCTTATCTATCTCCCGTGGGGTAAGGCGCATCTTCCCACCTCCTAGAGGCTCACCATCTGGGCCACGGTTTCCGGATTGGCCTCCCGGACCTTGCCACCCATGACCACTTGGCCCCGATCCATGACGTAGAAGCGTTGGGCAAAGCCCCAAACGAAGTCCAGGTTTTGCTCCACAACCAGGAGGGCGATGCGCAGCTCGCTACGGATCCAGAGCAAAGCCTCCTGGATCTTCTCCACCACAGAGGGCTGGATGCCCTCCGTGGGTTCGTCGAGCAGAAGCAGATCGGGAAGGCCCACGAGGGCCCGGGCGATGGCCAGCTGCTGCTGCTGGCCTCCGGAGAGGGCACCCGCCCTCTTAGCCCGCAGCTCCCAGAGGATGGGGAATAGTTCGAATACCGCCTCGGGTATCCGCTGGGCCCGCGGATGAAGGCGGCCCGCTAGGGCTGCCAAACCCGTCTTAAGGTTCTCCTCCACCGTGAGGAAGGGGAAGATACCCCGTCCTTGGGGCACGTACCCTATACCCAGCCGTGCGCGGTGGTGGGGGGCTAAGCGGGTGATGTCCCGACCCCTGTACACCACGCGGCCCGATTTCAGGGGAAGATGGCCGAGAACGGTTTTCAGAAGCGTGGTTTTCCCCACCCCATTGCGCCCCAGGAGGGCTACCGCCTCTGCCCGGTCCACAGCTAGGCTCACGCCCCAGAGGACCTGGCCATCGCCGTAGCCTGTCTCCACGTCCAGGACTTCAAGCATAGGCCCTCCCCAGGTAAACTGCCCGTACTTCGGGATCCTGGCGCACTTCCTCAAAGGTTCCTTCCCGAAGCACCTTGCCCAAATGCAGGACCGTAACGCTTGCTGCGAGTTTCCCCACGAAGTTCATGTCGTGCTCCACCACTACCACGGTTTTTGCACCCCTTAAGCGGTTCAAAAGGTCGGCGACGGCCTCCGTTTCGCTCCGGGTCAGACCAGCGGTGGGTTCGTCCAGAAGTAGGAGCTCCGCTCCGGTGGAGAGCACCATGGCCAGCTCGAGCCGCTGGCGTTCCCCGTGGCTGAGGGCGGCAGCCTTCACGTACCGCTTATCCTGTAGCCCCACGAGCCCTAGGGTGCTCTCCAATACCTCCCATTCCTCGGCGCTAAGGCCTGGTCCTAGGGATGTGAGGAGCCCTTTTCGCCTGCGGGTGGCCACCACGAGGTTTTCCAACACCGTAAGCCCGTTGAGGACTCCTGGGTTCTGGAACTTGCGTCCCACTCCCTTCCAGGCCAGGACGTGTTCGGGGGTTCCCCCGATTTCCTTTCCCCTGAACAGGATGCGTCCGCGGGATGGGCGCACCCTTCCACTTATGGCGTCCAAAAGGGTGGTCTTTCCTGCACCGTTGGGACCGAGGAGGACCCTAAGCTCTCCCTTCGTAACCTTCAGGTCCACCCCGTCCAGGGCTTTAAATCCGCCTTCGTAGGTTACCTCAAGCCCTTCTACCCTGAGGAAGTCTTCCATGGCCTTGCACCCCTTTTGCCCCTTTCCTGTAGGTGGACCGGAGGGCCGGAAGTAGGACCACCAACACGAAGAGCCCTCCCACCAGGTAGAGCCAAAGATCGGGGAAGAGGCTGCTTACCCGATCCCGTACAAATCCTCCTAGCAAGGAGGCCAACACCGCTCCGAAGAAGCTCTCCTTACCCCCCAAGACCGTCCAGATGACGAATTCGATGGAGGGCTGGACCCCCACGAAGGCCGGGGAGACCACACCCGCATGCAGGGTGAAGAGGGCTCCCCCAAGACCCGCTAGAAAGCCTGCCAGGGAAA is part of the Thermus caldilimi genome and harbors:
- the urtE gene encoding urea ABC transporter ATP-binding subunit UrtE gives rise to the protein MLEVLDVETGYGDGQVLWGVSLAVDRAEAVALLGRNGVGKTTLLKTVLGHLPLKSGRVVYRGRDITRLAPHHRARLGIGYVPQGRGIFPFLTVEENLKTGLAALAGRLHPRAQRIPEAVFELFPILWELRAKRAGALSGGQQQQLAIARALVGLPDLLLLDEPTEGIQPSVVEKIQEALLWIRSELRIALLVVEQNLDFVWGFAQRFYVMDRGQVVMGGKVREANPETVAQMVSL
- a CDS encoding ABC transporter ATP-binding protein; the protein is MEDFLRVEGLEVTYEGGFKALDGVDLKVTKGELRVLLGPNGAGKTTLLDAISGRVRPSRGRILFRGKEIGGTPEHVLAWKGVGRKFQNPGVLNGLTVLENLVVATRRRKGLLTSLGPGLSAEEWEVLESTLGLVGLQDKRYVKAAALSHGERQRLELAMVLSTGAELLLLDEPTAGLTRSETEAVADLLNRLRGAKTVVVVEHDMNFVGKLAASVTVLHLGKVLREGTFEEVRQDPEVRAVYLGRAYA